In the genome of Cyanobacteria bacterium GSL.Bin1, the window TTGCTGAATAGTCTAGATTGCCGATATAAATTGACATTGATGTAAATTCTCCTCAATCAGGAATGGTGTAGTGAGGCAAGATTTCGGAGGGAGTCTGTCAATACGAAGCTGGAAAAAACTATTAATACTGAAATCAAACGTAGTCACCGATCTTTATTCTCATCACTTCAGCGTAGCAATAATTTTTGGAATCAACAAGCAATTTGATTTGGGTTCAGCAATTCTCCTGCTTGAAAAATTAACTGCTGTTACTCGATCGCGCTCGATTAACTGTCCCCAATTGGGGACACTTTAGACCATCACTCATTGGAGGGAGTTTGAGGTTGCCGAAATCCCACCCGATTCGCCGCCCGTTTTTTCGCTTTCTCCCCCCGCCGGTCATACCTCACGGTGGTGGCGGGAGAAGCATGTCCGGCAATTTGTTGAACCGTCGCAATATCTTCCACTTCCAACAGTTCCGAACAAAGGGTACGACGGAGATCGTGGGGAGAAAAATGTTCCATTTCCATCGCTTCAATTTGTTGCCGTCTCTCTTCCAAGATGCGGAAAATGGAACCGCCATCCATCTGGGTTTCGGGATGCAAATGTCCGCCGCGCCGAATCCGACAAAATAAAGGACCGCTTGGAGAAGCCTGAGAGCGTAAACTTAACCACTCCTTCAGCCACGGTTTCGCCTCCTGAGCCAAATACACCTCCCGAAACTTGCCCCCTTTCCCTTGGCGAATCGTCAACTTCCCTGTTTTCGCCTCATAATCTCTCATCTCCAGAGCCACTAACTCCCCCCGCCGCATTCCCGTGCCCCGTAATACCGCAATGAGCGCTGTATCTCGCACCCCCTTCGGCGAGGGATCCGCTTCGCAAAGCGCCAGCAAGAGATCAATTTCCGAAGCACTCAGGGCGCGTCCGCGTAACTTTTGCTGACTGGGCAAGGGCAAATTGGGAAACGCGATCGCCTTATTGTAATCCGCCGCGCTCATCGCATCTAACCGATAGGCTTCCTCCAAGGTTCGTCGCAGCGCCGCCAACATCTTATTCGCCGTCACCGCCGCATAGCGATTCTTTAATAAATTGCGCACCAACATACAATGGCGATATCGTAACTGTCCCCAATCGAGTGTCAGATGATTGCCCGTCCCTGCCGTCAACAGCGACGCAATCGTATCTAACGCCCAGCGCATCGTGCGTTGAGACCCAGACGAGAGACTGGTTAAATAAACCGCTGCCGGATGGTCCGAGAGGGGAATGGGAGTGGCTAAGAAAAGGGGGTCGGCCCGGTCCTGCTGACTCTCAGGAGGTGGCAGCTCAGAAACCGATTCCTTTACTCTCTCCTCGCCATCACTCACCTTCCTTTTCTCCCAAACCTGTTTGCTCCAGTGCCGTCAATCTCGCCTCCACCTGCGCCAGACGCCCATTCACCACCTCATTAAGCGTCTGCCAATTCTCCTTCATCATCTGATTGAGGTCTTGATTGAGTTGCTCCACCTCCTCCTTCGTCGCCGGTTCTTGAGCAATCACAATCGCCTTGCCCTCGAGATAGGCTTGAATCCACACTAGCAAGAGAGCTGTGCCACTAGTGCCCTCAACCCGCGCTTTCTCCAGGAACGCCTCTTTTAAAGTTGGCTCAATCGAGAAATTAAACTGCCCTCGTCCCGCTGTTGGCATGATAACAATTAGCTAGGTTACCTAGGGTAGGATAAGGGAAAATTTCCCAGAGGACAAGTCAAGCCGGAAAAATAACACACGAAAACATTCATTCTCGCTCTTTATTTTCCCCTGATCGCGATTGATCGCGCGCGTAAAGCCGTGCCCTCGAAAAGACTCTATGATCTCAAAACCAATGTGACTAGCACAAACTTGAACGTGCTCTGTCTCTCCGATGCGAAAATTGAGAAGATTTTCCTCGCGACGAAGTTAGGGGTTCCGATTCATACCTGACTCACCTGTTTCACTTGATCTTAGCCCATGCCAGTGATTCAAGGGTAATGATTTCATAAAAGAGAGGGAATGATGTATTTCATTTTTTTAGGTGCTTGAGACCGCTTATGAGTCCGATCAAAAAGTCATTTTTTGATCCAACTTGTTCGGGCGTAATTTTGAGGCGCGATTGATCGCTTATATACTGGTTAATATCGGTTGATTTTTCATCCTCTCAAAAGGCAGTTAGGCGATGGATTTTGCAGTTCTTTCTGTTATTAGTATTGGGGTCAGTGGAATCATTGGTAACTTTGCTGATCGCGGCTTTTGTCAAATCCTAGAAGAGGTTAGACAACGACTGCAACAGGAGGAGCCACCTGTTAACTATGACTTACAGAAAGCAGCGCGAAAGGCTTATTTGCAGGCAACGCGAGCGGTTTGCCTAGCGCTTTATCAGTTGTGGGGTGTTGCTCCCGAGACATGGCGACGTTCCCCTGACTATTACATAGGCAGGCGTCCAAAACTCTACTGTCTAGATAAGGTACAAAATATCCTGAACCAAGAATTGCAACAGCTACCAACAGCAAAATCCATTCCTCATACTGGCACGGAAGAGCAGGTGAAACGGTTGCTACAACAAGGCGATAGCAGCAATCAGGATTTTATTGAAGAATTGCGGTCTGCCCTCA includes:
- a CDS encoding tyrosine-type recombinase/integrase; the encoded protein is MPPPESQQDRADPLFLATPIPLSDHPAAVYLTSLSSGSQRTMRWALDTIASLLTAGTGNHLTLDWGQLRYRHCMLVRNLLKNRYAAVTANKMLAALRRTLEEAYRLDAMSAADYNKAIAFPNLPLPSQQKLRGRALSASEIDLLLALCEADPSPKGVRDTALIAVLRGTGMRRGELVALEMRDYEAKTGKLTIRQGKGGKFREVYLAQEAKPWLKEWLSLRSQASPSGPLFCRIRRGGHLHPETQMDGGSIFRILEERRQQIEAMEMEHFSPHDLRRTLCSELLEVEDIATVQQIAGHASPATTVRYDRRGEKAKKRAANRVGFRQPQTPSNE